The genomic stretch GGGGACTGCTTCTGCTGGTTATTGTGTGGGCCCTGCAGTCGCTCGGCGTCTGGCTGCAGATGCGGCACTATTCGGATGTCTTCCGGGGCGTCACCGACCAGTACAAGGACGGCTTTGTCGGAGCCGGCAATTTTCGCGGCCGGCTGGCCAAGGGCACCATCGCGCTCGTCGTGGTGACACCTGACCTGATCGTGCGCCGCGTGATGGTGATGAGCGGCCGGTCCGTTTTCACCAAGTTCAAAAGACATGAAGAATTCGAGGGTGTCCCCCTCGATCGACTCCGGTCCAACCCTGCGATCATGGGGGAGGGGGAACCCGGTGTGGCCGAGGCCGTGAAGCGGGCGATCGAACAGATCGACAAAGCACGGTCGGAGCCGGGGAAGAGGCCGGGTCTATCCGGTTTGAACGTAGCAAGGGCCTAAAACACGCCGCGCACCGACTGGGATAACCGGCGGGCGGCATAAGGAGGAGAAATGTCTGTATTTTCGTTGTTGGCGCAGCATGCCGACATGGCCGTGCACAATCTGCATGTCGCAGGTACCATGGTCTCGGATGCTGCTTTGCATGGCAAGCTCGCCGTCGAGCATGCTTCCGATCATCTCGTTGTCCTGGCGCAAGCGGACAGCGGACCGATCACCGTCGACCAATTCAAGGAAAAGCTGAAGGGCGTCCAGCAGGAAGAGCAGCTCGGCTGGCTGACCGCCATCGGCAAATACTTCATCGGTATCTTCCAGAAGGGCGGCGAAGTGTTCGCCGGCTTCGTCACCGGCATCATTCCGACGCTGGTGGTGCTGATGACCGCCTTCTACGCCGTCACCGAACTGGTCGGCGAAGAACGCGTCCACGGCCTGGCGCGCGGTGCCGGCCGTATTGCTCTGACCCGCTATACTCTGCTGCCGCTGCTGGCGGTGTTCTTCCTCACCAATCCGATGGCATACACGTTCGGATCATTCCTGGAAGAGAAGCACAAGCCGGCCTTCTATGACGCGGCCGTGTCCTACGTGCATCCGCCGCTTGGCCTGTTCCCGCACATCAATCCCGGCGAATATTTCGTCTGGGGCGGCATTCTCGTGGCTCTGCTTGAGCTTGAGAAGAAGGGCGTTGTCGTCGCCGGTTACCACGTCAAGGTGGCGATCTGGTACGCCATTGTCGGCCTCGTCGTCATCCTGCTCAAGGGCATGCTGACCGAGCGCATCACCATGATCATGGCACGCCGCCAGGGCGTCGAGCTGTAAGGGCGGGGAGGACATCATGGCCAAGACATACAAAGCCGTAAAGATCTCCCGGGGCAACACAGGTTGGGGCGGTCCGCTCGTCATCGAGCCGACTAGCCAGCGCGACAAGGTTGTCTCCGTCACCGGCGGCGGCATCCATCCCGTGGCTCAGTTGATCGCCGACATGACCGGCGCCACCGCCGTCGACGGCTTCAAGGCGCCGCCGGTCGAAGGCGAGATGGCGGTCGTCGTTGTCGATTGCGGCGGCACCGCACGCTGCGGCGTCTATCCGCGCAAGCGCATCCCGACCGTCAATCTGACGCCGGTCGGCCAGGCTGGGCCGCTGGCCCAGTTCATCACCGAGGACATCTACGTTTCGGGCGTGAAGCCGGCCAACGTCACAATGGCGGACGGATCCGAGGCGGTCACCACTGCGGGGGGAGCAGCATCGATGAGTTCAGGCAATAACACTGCAGCCGCGGCACCACAGCCGCTGCCGAGCGAAGGCGGGCTTATCGGCCTGATCAGCTCGATCGGCCGCGTCATGGGTCGGGTGGTCGGCATCTTCTTCAATTCCGGCCGCCGAACGATCGACCAGGTCGTGCGCAACGTGCTGCCGTTCATGGCCTTCGTAACCATGCTCATCGGCCTGATCCTTTATACCGGCATCGGTGATGTGCTCGCCCAGCCGATGGGTCCGCTGGCCAACAACATCGTCGGCCTGCTGATCATCTCGGCCATTTGCGGCCTGCCGTTCCTGTCGCCCATCCTCGGGCCAGGCGCTGTTATCGCGCAGGTCATCGGCGTCGCCATCATCGGTCCGCAGATCGCCAACGGCACGATTTCGCCGGCGATGGCCCTGCCGGCGCTGTTTGCCTACAATACCCAGGTCGGCTGCGACTTCGTCCCCGTCGGCCTGGCGCTCGGTGAAGCCAAGCCCAAGACGATCGAAATCGGCGTGCCGGCGGTGCTCATCAGCCGTCAGATCATGGGTCCGATCTCGGTGCTGATCGCCTGGGTCGTCAGCCTGATCGTGTTCTAAAAGCAATTCCAGGAAAAGTGTAAGCGGTTTTCCGTCCGGAATTGCGTCAAAGTAGGAAAATGAGGTTCGCCATATGACGGTTCTGTTGAGAACACGGGTCACTGCCATCGGGCCCGAAGTGGCGGACCTTGCCGAAGGAGGCGTGGTCATCCTGTTTGCGGATGGCTCGCCGCCGGAGCTTGCCGAGGTTTCCGTGCTCCACAAGACGGAGCACGGACCAAGTGACGGAGCGCCCGCCAAGGGCGCTTCGATCACCCTCGGCCCGGTTTCAGCTGTTATAACGGCGGTGGGCTCCAGCGCCTGGAGCAAGGTGCTCGAAATGGGCCATGTCGTCATTTCGTTCAATGGCGCCACCGAGGCCGAAAGGCCGGGCGAAATCTGCGCGTCGCAAGTCGATGCACAAGCGCTCGTGGCCGCCCTCAAGACCGGCACGATCATAACCATCGCCGCCTGACAACATTCGCGCCGCAGCCTATGTTCGAGGTGGCGCTCAAAACCAGAGTATTTGCCATGGAACGCTCGACCATCGTCAGAGTGCATGAAGGTTTGCACGCCCGTCCCGCCACGCGATTCGTCAAGCTCGCCAAAGGCTTCGAATCCGATGTCGAACTGGTCAAGGACGGCAAGGCGGTCAGCGCCAAGAGTTCGGTCAAGCTGATGCTGCTGGCGGTCAAGGAAAACCAGGAAGTCACCGTGCGGGCTAATGGCGCCGACGCCATCGAGGCGATCGAGGCGCTGATCGGCTATCTCGAGAACCCCAAGGCGGGTCTCGACGACGAGGCCGAGCCGCAGAGCCCGGCGAATGATGCCGGCCAGGAAGCGACACCCGTACCAGCGCGCCAATCAGCACCCGGCGAAGCAAACGGATTGCGCGGTGTCGCGGCAAGCGAGGGCGTCGCGATCGGGCCGGCTTTCGCGCATTTCCCGCCTGACATCGCCGGACAAGGCCGCATGCTGCAGGCTGACGAGATCGCCGGCGAGATCGACAGGTTCCGTGCCGCCGTCGCCGCCGTCCAGGCGCGCATGGACCGGGCGCTGGCGCAGGACAGCTTGTCGGCCGGAGACCGCGGCATCGTCGCGGCCCTTCGCGATATCGCCGCCGACGACAGCCTGACCGGCGAGGCCGAGAAGGCGATCAAAGGCGGCAATGACGCGGTTTCGGCCGTCATCACCGCCGCTTCCACCATCGCCGCCGATTTCAGCGCCGTCGACGATCACTATCTCAATGCGCGGGCGGACGATGTCCATGCCGTCGGGCGACAGGTCTGCCTGGTGCTGCTGGGCCAAGACGACGTCAGCCTCGAAAACATCCCCGAGGGCGCCATTCTGATCGCTGACGACATCGGCGCCTGGGATCTGGCGCGCGCGCCGCTGAAACGCATTGGTGGGGTGATTTGCGGCCATGGCGGCGCCACCTCGCACATCGCCATCATCGCCCGCTCGCACGGCATTCCGGCGGTGCTGGGCCTTGGCGACCAGGTCAATGCCTTGCGCACGGCGCGCGACGTGGCGCTCGACGGCAACACCGGCCATGTGATCATCGACCCCGACGAGCCGACGCGCGCCGAATTCGCAGGCCGCGTCGAAGCGGCGACAAAGGAGCGCGCCGGGCTGACCGTCTTCAAGACGGTGACGCCGAAGCGCGCCGACGGCAAGGTGATCGAGGTCGCGGCCAATATCGGCTCGCTCGAGGAAATCGAGGCGGCGCAGGAGGCGGGCGCCATGGGCGTCGGCCTGTTCCGCACCGAGCTCCTGTTCATGCGCCACATGCATCTTCCCTCC from Mesorhizobium sp. NZP2077 encodes the following:
- a CDS encoding PTS glucitol/sorbitol transporter subunit IIA, with product MTVLLRTRVTAIGPEVADLAEGGVVILFADGSPPELAEVSVLHKTEHGPSDGAPAKGASITLGPVSAVITAVGSSAWSKVLEMGHVVISFNGATEAERPGEICASQVDAQALVAALKTGTIITIAA
- a CDS encoding PTS glucitol/sorbitol transporter subunit IIC codes for the protein MSVFSLLAQHADMAVHNLHVAGTMVSDAALHGKLAVEHASDHLVVLAQADSGPITVDQFKEKLKGVQQEEQLGWLTAIGKYFIGIFQKGGEVFAGFVTGIIPTLVVLMTAFYAVTELVGEERVHGLARGAGRIALTRYTLLPLLAVFFLTNPMAYTFGSFLEEKHKPAFYDAAVSYVHPPLGLFPHINPGEYFVWGGILVALLELEKKGVVVAGYHVKVAIWYAIVGLVVILLKGMLTERITMIMARRQGVEL
- the ptsP gene encoding phosphoenolpyruvate--protein phosphotransferase — translated: MERSTIVRVHEGLHARPATRFVKLAKGFESDVELVKDGKAVSAKSSVKLMLLAVKENQEVTVRANGADAIEAIEALIGYLENPKAGLDDEAEPQSPANDAGQEATPVPARQSAPGEANGLRGVAASEGVAIGPAFAHFPPDIAGQGRMLQADEIAGEIDRFRAAVAAVQARMDRALAQDSLSAGDRGIVAALRDIAADDSLTGEAEKAIKGGNDAVSAVITAASTIAADFSAVDDHYLNARADDVHAVGRQVCLVLLGQDDVSLENIPEGAILIADDIGAWDLARAPLKRIGGVICGHGGATSHIAIIARSHGIPAVLGLGDQVNALRTARDVALDGNTGHVIIDPDEPTRAEFAGRVEAATKERAGLTVFKTVTPKRADGKVIEVAANIGSLEEIEAAQEAGAMGVGLFRTELLFMRHMHLPSEDMQAETYAALAKAFAPYPVIVRTLDIGGDKPIAGIEFPDEENPFLGWRGIRMCLDRPDIFKRQLRALLRAAVHGNIKVMLPMVSDIGEVRQTRILVDECAAELKAEGVPHATFDLGVMIETPAAVLIAQALAKEVAFFSIGTNDLTQYIMAADRLNPTVAKLNDVTNPAVMMAIELTAKAGVAAGIMVGMCGEAAGRPDLIPTFIEMGLTELSMSPASIQRAKKTITAMAAGD
- a CDS encoding transcriptional regulator GutM; translated protein: MAIWQWGLLLLVIVWALQSLGVWLQMRHYSDVFRGVTDQYKDGFVGAGNFRGRLAKGTIALVVVTPDLIVRRVMVMSGRSVFTKFKRHEEFEGVPLDRLRSNPAIMGEGEPGVAEAVKRAIEQIDKARSEPGKRPGLSGLNVARA
- a CDS encoding PTS glucitol/sorbitol transporter subunit IIB, which translates into the protein MAKTYKAVKISRGNTGWGGPLVIEPTSQRDKVVSVTGGGIHPVAQLIADMTGATAVDGFKAPPVEGEMAVVVVDCGGTARCGVYPRKRIPTVNLTPVGQAGPLAQFITEDIYVSGVKPANVTMADGSEAVTTAGGAASMSSGNNTAAAAPQPLPSEGGLIGLISSIGRVMGRVVGIFFNSGRRTIDQVVRNVLPFMAFVTMLIGLILYTGIGDVLAQPMGPLANNIVGLLIISAICGLPFLSPILGPGAVIAQVIGVAIIGPQIANGTISPAMALPALFAYNTQVGCDFVPVGLALGEAKPKTIEIGVPAVLISRQIMGPISVLIAWVVSLIVF